In the Aeromicrobium fastidiosum genome, GCGAGGGGCTCGTCTCGAAGTCGCAGAAGAAGGCGCTGAAGAAGTCGACCAAGAAGGCCAAGAAGAAGGCCGCCAAGACGCTCGCCAAGGCCACCGCGCACTGACGGAGCGCAGCACCTCGCGTCGTCGGCGCGCACCTCACGCCTGAGACACTGGACGACATGGTCACCCACCCCACCGCCGATGCCCCCGTGCTCGCCGGTCGTCCCTTCCCGCTCGGTGCCCACCCCGAGGCGGGAGGGGTGCGGTTCGCGGTGGCCAGCAGCGTCGCCGACGGCGTCGAGGTGTGCCTGGTCGACGACGACGGCACCGAGCGTCGCATCGCGCTGACCGAGCGGACGTTCGGCGTGTGGCACGGGCTCGTCCCCGGAGTCACGCCCGGCCAGAAGTACGGCTTCCGGGTGCACGGCCCGTACGAGCCCAAGACGGGCCTGCGGTGCAATCCGCACAAGCTGCTGGTCGACCCCTACGCCCGCCGCATCAGCGGGACGATGACCGACTTGGACGCCGCCCTCGGCTATGCCGACGACCCCGACGGAGTCGAGCCCAGCACCGTCGATTCCCTGGGCAGCGTGCCGCTCAGCGTCGTCACGAGCCCCGGCGGGCCCGACACGGGCGTCAAGCCGGAGATCCCGTTCGAGGAGACCGTGGTCTACGAGCTGCACGTCAAGGGCTTCACGGCGCAGCACCCCGACGTCCCCGAGGCGCTGCGCGGCACCTACCTCGGCCTCGCGCACCCCGCCGTCATCGAGCACCTCGTGCGTCTCGGCGTCACGAGCGTCGAGCTGCTGCCGGTGCAGGCATTCAGCGACGAGCCGTCGCTCGTGCGCGACGAGCGCCACAACTACTGGGGCTACTCGCCGCTCGGCTACTTCGCTCCGCACGCGGGCTACGCGAGCGAGCCGGGTCGCGAGGTCGAGGAGTTCCGCACGATGGTCGCCGCCCTGCACGCGGCCAACATCGAGGTCATCGTCGACGTCGTCTACAACCACACCTGCGAGGGCGGTCCGGACGGCCCGACGCTGAGCTTCCGCGGCTACGAGGCACCGGCCTACTATCTGCACGACGACGACGGCCACATGGCCGACATCACGGGTTGCGGCAACACGCTCGAGGCCAGCTCGCCGACCGTCATCCGCCTGGTCACCGACTCGCTGCGCTACTGGACCACCGAGCTGGGGGTCGACGGGTTCCGGTTCGACCTCGCCAGCACCATGGGACGTCCGCGCGGCGGCGCGTTCGACCGCGACTCGGCCCTGCTGACCGCCATCACGACCGATCCGGTGCTGTCGCGGTGCAAGCTCATCGCCGAGCCGTGGGACGCGACGGGCGAGGGCTACAAGGTGGGCTTCTTCGCCGCGCAGTGGGCCGAGTGGAACGGCGTCTACCGCGACACCGTTCGCGACTTCTGGCGCGGCGAGGCCGGCGGTGTCGACAACCTGGCCTACCGCCTCTCGGGATCGTCAGACCTGTACGACCACACGCTGCGCCGCCCGTGGCAGTCGATCAACTTCGTCAACGCCCACGACGGCTTCACGCTGCGCGACCTCGTGTCGTACGACGAGAAGCACAACGAGGCCAATGGCGAGGACAACCGCGACGGCACCAACGACAACCGCTCGTGGAACCACGGTGTCGAGGGCGAGACCGACGACGCCGGGGTCAACGAGCTGCGCTCGCGCCAGGCGCGCAACCTGTTCGCGACGCTGATGCTGTCGACCGGCACGCCGATGTTCGTCGCCGGTGACGAGCGGTGGCGCACGCAGGGGGGCAACAACAACGCGTACTGCCTCGACGACCCGACGTCGTGGGTCGACTGGACCGAGACCGAGGCGTCCGAGCAGATGCTGGCCTTCGCCCGGCGGGTCGTCTTCCTGCGCGCCAACAGCCCGGCCCTGCGGCAGCCCGAGTTCTTCGACGGCCGCACGACGCCGACGGGTCGGCCCGACCTGATCTGGCTGCGCCCCGACGGCCGCGAGCTCGACGAGGACGACTGGGCTGACGACGAGTGCCGCACCCTCGGCATGTGGATCGACGGGTCCAACAGCCAGTCGCGCACGCGTGAGGGCGAGCTGCTGACCGACCACTCCTGGCTCCTGTTGATGCACGCGGGTGCCGATGCCGTCGACGTGACGCTGCCGGGTGCCGAGTTCGGCACGACGTTCGAGCCCACGCTCGACACGACGAGCCCTGACGGCGCACCGCGCGCCGGCGAGCCGCTGCCCGCCGGTGCGACGGTGACGCTCGAGGGACGGTCTCTGCTGCTGCTCAAGGCACCGCGAGAGCAGTGACACAGTGTCGGGCCGGCCACGAGGGGTAAGACTCGTCACGTGACCAACAGCCCCCGACTGATTGCCGTCTCCGAGCCACGTCGCGCGGAGGCGGTCGTGCTCGTCCTGCATGGTGGCGCGAGCCGGCGGGACGACCCGCGGGTCAGCCCGACGCAGCTGTCGGTGCTGCGCATGATCCCCATCGCCCAGCGCGTCGCCAAGGCCGACCGGCGACGTCTCGCGGTCTACCGGCTGCTCAACTCCACCCGCGGGTGGGCCACGGGCCACACGCCCGTCGACGACGTCCACTGGGCGATCGACCAGCTGGCCGACGGATTCGGCTCCGGGCTGCCCGTCGGCCTGGTCGGGCACTCGCTGGGCGGTCGGGCGGCGATCCTGGCGGCCGACCGTCCCGAGGTCCGCAGCGTCGTGGCGCTCAATCCGTGGGTCTACCCGGCCGACGGCGACGTCGACCTGACCGGTCGGCGCGTCCTCGTGGTGCACGGGTCCGACGACCGCATCGCGACGCCCGACCGCTCGGCCGCCGCGGCGAGGAGGCTGTCGCGCACCGCCGACGTGTCGTTCGTCAGCGTCACGGGCGGCAAGCACGCGATGCTGCGGCGGGGACGCGAGTTCGAGCGTCTCGCGGCAGACTTCTCGGCCGCGACGCTGCTGGACGACCGCACGCCCCGCGGCGTCGTGGCCCAGGCGCTGGCCGGCGAGTCCACGATCCAGATCTGAGCCGCGCGGGTTGTTGCGTCAGGCGTGGGGCGTGACAGGGTGGGTACGGGGCCTGCTCACGAGCGCGAGCGGGTTCACGCCCAGCACCGCGTGACCACGATCGTCCGACAACAGTGAGGGAGCGTGCATGACCGGCCGTCTCGGCATCGATGACGTCACACCTGAGGTCGCAGGCGGGAGAGACCCCGCCAAGGCCGTCGCCGGCGAACACGTCCCGGTCACCGCCACGGTGTGGCGCGAGGGCCACGACGCCGTCGCCGCCACCGTCGTGTGGACGGGCCCCGACGGCTCCGAGCGCGCGACCCGCATGGTCGAGGTCGGCTCGGGGCTCGACCGATTCGCCGCGACGATCGTGCCCGACGCGGTCGGCACGTGGACGTTCCGGGTCGACGCCTGGGGAGACCCCTGGTCGACGTGGACGCACGCCGCCACGGTCAAGCACGCCGCCGGCCAGGACGCCGCCGAGCTGGCCAACGACCTCGAGATCGGCGCGCGCGTGCTCGACCTCAAGGCCGGCACCAAGGGTCTTCTGCGCGATGCTGCGGTGGCCCTGCGCGACACGTCCCTGTCGCTCGACGAACGCCTCGCCCCGGCGCTTGGTCCTGACGTGCAGCAGGCCATGCACGACGATCCCGTCCGTGAGCTCGTCACCGAGGGCGTGCCCCACACGCTGACGGTCGACCGCTCGAGGGCGGCCTTCGGCTCCTGGTACGAGCTGTTCCCGCGCTCGACCGGTGGCGTCGACAAGAAGGGACTGCCCAAGCACGGCACGTTCAAGACGACGGCCAAGGCCCTCGACCGCGTAGCGCAGATGGGCTTCGACGTCGTGTACTTCCCGCCGATCCACCCGATCGGCCGGCTCAACCGCAAGGGCAAGGACAACACGCTCACCCCGACGCCCGACGACGTCGGCTCGCCGTGGGCCATCGGCGCGGCCGAGGGCGGACACGACGCCGTCCATCCCGACCTCGGGACGATGAAGGACTTCGACGCCCTCGTGCGCCGCGCCCGCAAGCTCGACCTCGAGGTCGCGCTCGACCTCGCGCTGCAGGCCGCGCCCGATCACCCGTGGGCGTCCGAGCACCCCGAGTTCTTCACGGTGCTGCCCGACGGCACGATCGCCTACGCCGAGAACCCGCCCAAGAAGTACCAGGACATCTACCCGCTCAACTTCGA is a window encoding:
- the glgX gene encoding glycogen debranching protein GlgX, with product MVTHPTADAPVLAGRPFPLGAHPEAGGVRFAVASSVADGVEVCLVDDDGTERRIALTERTFGVWHGLVPGVTPGQKYGFRVHGPYEPKTGLRCNPHKLLVDPYARRISGTMTDLDAALGYADDPDGVEPSTVDSLGSVPLSVVTSPGGPDTGVKPEIPFEETVVYELHVKGFTAQHPDVPEALRGTYLGLAHPAVIEHLVRLGVTSVELLPVQAFSDEPSLVRDERHNYWGYSPLGYFAPHAGYASEPGREVEEFRTMVAALHAANIEVIVDVVYNHTCEGGPDGPTLSFRGYEAPAYYLHDDDGHMADITGCGNTLEASSPTVIRLVTDSLRYWTTELGVDGFRFDLASTMGRPRGGAFDRDSALLTAITTDPVLSRCKLIAEPWDATGEGYKVGFFAAQWAEWNGVYRDTVRDFWRGEAGGVDNLAYRLSGSSDLYDHTLRRPWQSINFVNAHDGFTLRDLVSYDEKHNEANGEDNRDGTNDNRSWNHGVEGETDDAGVNELRSRQARNLFATLMLSTGTPMFVAGDERWRTQGGNNNAYCLDDPTSWVDWTETEASEQMLAFARRVVFLRANSPALRQPEFFDGRTTPTGRPDLIWLRPDGRELDEDDWADDECRTLGMWIDGSNSQSRTREGELLTDHSWLLLMHAGADAVDVTLPGAEFGTTFEPTLDTTSPDGAPRAGEPLPAGATVTLEGRSLLLLKAPREQ
- a CDS encoding alpha/beta hydrolase, translated to MTNSPRLIAVSEPRRAEAVVLVLHGGASRRDDPRVSPTQLSVLRMIPIAQRVAKADRRRLAVYRLLNSTRGWATGHTPVDDVHWAIDQLADGFGSGLPVGLVGHSLGGRAAILAADRPEVRSVVALNPWVYPADGDVDLTGRRVLVVHGSDDRIATPDRSAAAARRLSRTADVSFVSVTGGKHAMLRRGREFERLAADFSAATLLDDRTPRGVVAQALAGESTIQI
- a CDS encoding alpha-1,4-glucan--maltose-1-phosphate maltosyltransferase, with product MTGRLGIDDVTPEVAGGRDPAKAVAGEHVPVTATVWREGHDAVAATVVWTGPDGSERATRMVEVGSGLDRFAATIVPDAVGTWTFRVDAWGDPWSTWTHAATVKHAAGQDAAELANDLEIGARVLDLKAGTKGLLRDAAVALRDTSLSLDERLAPALGPDVQQAMHDDPVRELVTEGVPHTLTVDRSRAAFGSWYELFPRSTGGVDKKGLPKHGTFKTTAKALDRVAQMGFDVVYFPPIHPIGRLNRKGKDNTLTPTPDDVGSPWAIGAAEGGHDAVHPDLGTMKDFDALVRRARKLDLEVALDLALQAAPDHPWASEHPEFFTVLPDGTIAYAENPPKKYQDIYPLNFDNDPDGAFAEMLRITMVWVERGVRIFRVDNPHTKPTSFWAWLIATVKQTHPDVLFLAEAFTRPARLYGLGRAGFTQSYTYFTWRTTKDEIVDFGQEIRDRWDESRANLFVNTPDILPEHLQVGGPAMFAIRAALAATLSPTWGVYSGFELFEHEPQKPGSEEYLHSEKFELRPRDWVAALEEGRSLEPWITRLNEIRRAHPALQQMRTLHFHDVDHDALGAYSKQDPATGDTVLVIVSLDPHESREGTVHLDLPALGLDWDDRLIAHDEVTGETYDWGAANYVRLDPLRAVAHIITLQARGEQPERELT